From the genome of Alcanivorax sp.:
TCTCCGCAGATGCCTTTCTCAAAGGCGGTCAGATGTGCGCGGGCCACTTCTTCCACAGCACAGAAGTTTCCTCCTCCCGGTGGCACCCCGGGCAGCTTGCCGTCGTTGATCAGCTTGATCATCTGGGACCAGTTATGGGTGTCACCGGCGCCAATGATGCCGCAGGGGTTGAGAATCACCGCATCCAGCCCCTGACGGATACCGTTCTCCACTTCCTGTTCTGCCAGATACTTGGTGCGGTTGTAGCTGATCCAGTCGTTGGCGGCATTAGAGGGGGTCAGCTCGTTAATGGGGGCATCCTGTATGCCCCAGGCGGAGATCGATGAGGTATGAATGAAGCGCCCGGCCACATTCTTCTGGGCGGCACTGACCATGGCCCGTGTGCCCATGACATTATCCGTGTACTGCTGGGCATTGCCGCGTCGCCACATGCTGGTGTTGCCGGCTACATGGAACACGGCGTCAGGGGCGGGAGGCATCACCAGGGTCAGTTCGGTGGCGTTGTCCAGCGGTGCCTGGACCACCGAGACTCCTTTGGCCTGAAGCTGTGAGGCATCACTGCGCGGGCGAATCACGGCGGTGACATCCCAGCCCTTTGCGAGCAGCTGATCCACGATATGCCCGCCCAGGAACCCGCGGGCGCCACTGACAAATGCCGTTGGCATGATGCTCTCCTCGTTGCATTAACTCCATCAGTGTACCGAGAAGCGCAGACGGGTAAATAAAGATCTGATCGGACTGGCCAAGGTGCAGGGTTTTGTCTATATTGCCGTTTCGTGATGCGGGTGTAGTTCAATGGTAGAACGGCAGCTTCCCAAGCTGCATACGAGAGTTCGATTCTCTTCACCCGCTCCAGCTATGACAAGGCCGCCCCCGGGCGGCCTTGTGCGTTGTGGGTAACCCCCGGAACTGTGGCAAAGTCCGTTGCATCTTTCCCCCAACCCCCGGACACTTCGTCCATGGAACTGATTATCAACCTGTCCGACCAGTCTCTCGAACTGCGCGGTGAACATACGGAACGCTTTGCCATTTCCTCTGCCTGTAATGGTGCCGGTGAGGCCATGGGATCCGAATCCACCCCCCGGGGACGCCATGTGGTGCGTGCCCGTTTCGGTGCCGGCCTGCCACAGGGGGCGGTGCTCTCCGGGCGAAAGTTCTCAGGAGAGATTCACGATGCGGCGCTGGCCGAGCAATATCCCGAGCGGGACTGGGTGCTCACCCGTATTCTCTGGCTGGGAGGGTTGGATGCCGGCCGGAATCTGGGCGGGGACGTGGATAGTTTCCGGCGCTTTATCTATATTCACGGCACACCAGACAGTGAGCCCATGGGCCGCCCGGCGTCCCATGGCTGCATCCGTATGCGTAATGCGGAGCTCATTCGTCTTTTTGACCAGGTACCGGTGGGTACGCTGGTGACAATCACCGAATAATTGTCTCTTCAGGGTAGTCATGTCTGACACAATTTCCCCCTTGCTCATGCTGG
Proteins encoded in this window:
- a CDS encoding L,D-transpeptidase gives rise to the protein MELIINLSDQSLELRGEHTERFAISSACNGAGEAMGSESTPRGRHVVRARFGAGLPQGAVLSGRKFSGEIHDAALAEQYPERDWVLTRILWLGGLDAGRNLGGDVDSFRRFIYIHGTPDSEPMGRPASHGCIRMRNAELIRLFDQVPVGTLVTITE
- a CDS encoding NAD-dependent epimerase/dehydratase family protein translates to MPTAFVSGARGFLGGHIVDQLLAKGWDVTAVIRPRSDASQLQAKGVSVVQAPLDNATELTLVMPPAPDAVFHVAGNTSMWRRGNAQQYTDNVMGTRAMVSAAQKNVAGRFIHTSSISAWGIQDAPINELTPSNAANDWISYNRTKYLAEQEVENGIRQGLDAVILNPCGIIGAGDTHNWSQMIKLINDGKLPGVPPGGGNFCAVEEVARAHLTAFEKGICGERYILAGIEASFLELVQTIARQLDRKVPNKTVPPFVLRLAGQLSPIGSLFTGNEPRLTPEKVALITHRVHADSSKAVAQLDFNDKIPLATMLENCITWMARENLL